The following are encoded together in the Bacillus cereus group sp. RP43 genome:
- a CDS encoding DUF2194 domain-containing protein — MKKGINIYIGIISIILFLLILSILIYRTENFYQKFSVPKAKETDTVKTLKAKDVTQNGQKMQLYVLKTDNTLGQQVEFNTKKAMDYAHLHYKDITANEIKGLNPSPYTGIIITGEIMEQLPQADIQNFVQMGGRIIIANRLDSDPSWNALFGITKKEGFKDAKGLTFEEVLFPGYPNLSSSSALFTHSSMNIMLDENTTNTWITAEDTPILWTNDYGEGKVLYWNTTALNDKLGRGMFVQSLGTIFPAFATAQLGAEIMYIDDFPSPIPSGELKNLTTEKISVEEFYKKHWWKNMKDISEELDIKYTGVAIGTYQNKVTPPFEDFTGKNRNTYLLFGRELLSHGGEIGIHGYNHQPLLLPPDPVDKALEYVPWNSKEDMENSLDALQKLVYNFFPNEKLKTYVPPSNIINTTGLSALNDAVPTMETVASLYVGGKSNGSLIQEFGPDEYNKNIYHFPRITSGYAITDEEQFILTDVTANLGVISHFVHPDDILDEKRSGDLTWEELFKAYKTTIKEIKEKYPYIKSMTQSEATASMKIYQTGDLDVSYEDDAVHIAYKGLPNHTSTIIRVEEGKKIQTGSFSYGTVKKLDSQIYSVTLTKASATIPIKGE; from the coding sequence TTGAAAAAGGGGATTAATATATATATCGGGATTATTAGTATCATTTTATTTCTCTTAATTTTATCCATTCTTATATATCGAACAGAAAATTTTTATCAAAAGTTTTCTGTTCCTAAAGCTAAAGAAACAGATACTGTTAAAACACTCAAAGCAAAAGATGTAACTCAAAATGGACAGAAAATGCAATTATACGTTTTAAAAACGGATAATACATTGGGACAACAAGTCGAATTTAATACGAAGAAGGCAATGGATTACGCACATCTACACTATAAAGATATTACAGCTAATGAAATTAAGGGACTTAATCCCTCTCCCTATACAGGGATTATTATTACAGGTGAAATAATGGAGCAACTTCCACAAGCTGATATTCAAAATTTTGTACAAATGGGCGGAAGGATTATTATCGCAAACCGACTTGATTCAGATCCTTCCTGGAACGCCCTATTCGGTATTACAAAAAAAGAAGGATTCAAAGATGCGAAAGGATTAACTTTTGAAGAAGTTTTATTCCCTGGTTATCCAAATCTCTCAAGTTCTTCTGCATTGTTTACTCATAGCTCAATGAATATTATGCTAGATGAGAATACCACTAATACTTGGATTACGGCAGAAGATACTCCCATTCTTTGGACCAATGACTACGGTGAAGGAAAAGTCTTATATTGGAATACAACAGCATTGAACGATAAATTAGGCAGGGGTATGTTCGTTCAATCACTGGGTACTATTTTCCCGGCTTTCGCTACAGCGCAACTTGGAGCGGAGATTATGTATATCGATGACTTCCCATCTCCGATTCCAAGTGGAGAACTAAAAAACTTAACAACAGAAAAAATTTCTGTTGAAGAATTTTATAAAAAACATTGGTGGAAAAATATGAAGGATATCTCTGAAGAGCTTGATATTAAATATACGGGTGTTGCAATTGGGACATACCAAAATAAAGTAACGCCACCCTTTGAAGATTTCACAGGTAAAAATAGAAATACCTATTTATTATTTGGGCGAGAATTATTAAGTCACGGCGGGGAAATAGGTATTCATGGCTATAACCATCAACCTTTATTATTACCACCAGACCCAGTAGATAAAGCACTTGAATATGTTCCGTGGAATTCAAAAGAGGATATGGAGAACTCCTTAGATGCTCTACAAAAACTCGTGTATAACTTCTTTCCAAACGAAAAATTAAAAACCTATGTACCACCATCCAATATTATAAATACAACTGGATTAAGTGCATTAAACGACGCGGTTCCAACTATGGAAACAGTTGCTTCTCTATATGTGGGAGGTAAAAGTAACGGCAGTTTAATTCAAGAATTTGGACCAGATGAATATAACAAAAACATTTATCACTTCCCGCGTATTACGAGTGGCTATGCTATCACAGATGAAGAGCAATTTATCTTAACTGATGTTACCGCAAATTTAGGGGTTATCTCACATTTCGTCCATCCAGATGATATCCTTGATGAAAAACGCTCAGGTGACTTAACATGGGAAGAATTATTTAAAGCTTATAAAACGACAATTAAAGAAATCAAAGAAAAATATCCTTATATAAAAAGTATGACCCAAAGTGAAGCAACTGCTTCTATGAAAATTTATCAAACTGGTGACCTAGATGTTTCTTATGAAGATGATGCTGTTCACATTGCATATAAAGGGTTACCAAACCATACTTCAACAATTATACGTGTAGAAGAAGGTAAGAAGATACAAACTGGCTCATTCTCTTACGGTACGGTTAAAAAACTTGATTCCCAAATTTATAGCGTTACGTTAACGAAAGCCAGCGCTACGATCCCAATTAAAGGAGAATAA
- a CDS encoding endo alpha-1,4 polygalactosaminidase — protein sequence MEWKRSICFLAIFSFIFSSSTSAQANVVEPVLKNVRSYKIYYGEANEQVIERLSTYDMVIIEPYAFTREQVQQLKKSGTVVLGYVSVLELEAWHKSQVVESDYYYRNGKKMKIEQWNTYIMNLADEHYRGIVVNKVKQQIIGKGIDGVFLDTAGDIDDYFYDQPATQGKFREAYVNLLKEIKSVDSNLLLIQNWGFDTIKNTSLNFIHGVLWEDFNKQVIAKDEWSQNWMRYFKQQSNKIITFTVTPDNVSKKYSSINGFIPTINPNDIYDK from the coding sequence ATGGAGTGGAAACGTTCCATATGCTTTTTAGCTATATTTTCTTTTATTTTTTCCTCAAGTACATCCGCACAAGCAAATGTTGTGGAACCAGTTTTAAAAAATGTACGAAGTTATAAAATTTATTATGGTGAAGCAAATGAGCAAGTAATTGAGAGACTTTCAACGTATGACATGGTTATTATAGAGCCATATGCATTTACGAGAGAACAAGTTCAGCAATTAAAAAAATCAGGAACGGTAGTCCTTGGTTATGTTAGCGTTTTAGAATTAGAAGCGTGGCATAAGTCACAAGTAGTTGAATCAGACTATTATTATAGAAACGGTAAGAAAATGAAGATTGAGCAGTGGAATACATATATTATGAACTTAGCTGATGAACATTACCGTGGGATTGTTGTTAATAAAGTAAAACAGCAAATTATTGGAAAAGGCATAGATGGGGTGTTTTTAGATACAGCTGGTGATATTGATGACTATTTTTATGATCAGCCAGCTACACAAGGAAAATTCCGAGAAGCATATGTAAATTTATTAAAAGAAATTAAAAGTGTTGATTCCAACCTACTTCTTATACAGAATTGGGGATTTGACACAATCAAAAATACATCCTTGAATTTTATACATGGTGTATTGTGGGAAGACTTCAATAAACAAGTTATTGCGAAAGATGAATGGAGTCAAAATTGGATGCGCTATTTTAAACAACAAAGTAATAAAATTATAACGTTTACTGTTACTCCAGATAACGTATCTAAAAAATATAGTTCTATAAATGGATTTATTCCTACAATTAATCCGAATGATATTTATGATAAATAG
- a CDS encoding nucleoside-diphosphate sugar epimerase has protein sequence MHYRQSNLFQKMIEPTILFIALFFLSILTDFLTPMYEYFLLLFITLIISSRYGISISLFTFLEAMIYIFISGIYKENDVLLYFYSSDYWISWIFLLVISLCCGLMSTSQKERYEDVHMINNELKAENKELKYVVKQLDETRITLRSRVLESNNHLSKMYHMFKALNHTHPEIVLDEGMNVLKMYFGAKKIGIYHVDNNKQSLRIKLRSETGKNTLSQSIFVNNASLVIKNALAHNRPFFRTDEDFQDAPLLVGPVLFQDDVQYVIILDEIEFSKVTSEQFELFTWYLRWMGDRLQNASNLWLSSQEDRTFPKTNIYYEDEFEHLLKIEKKRYETLSYPYSYFEFNAPQDSLEIINSILKDHLRYIDIFGYSTTEQKIMILLPGTEEKFLLQVQTRIQNALSSKGVIV, from the coding sequence ATGCACTATAGACAATCTAATTTATTCCAAAAGATGATTGAACCTACGATTCTCTTTATTGCCCTATTTTTTCTCTCAATACTAACTGATTTTCTAACACCAATGTATGAATACTTCTTGCTCTTATTTATTACATTAATTATTTCTAGCCGGTATGGCATATCTATTTCCCTTTTCACCTTTCTAGAAGCAATGATTTACATTTTTATAAGCGGTATATATAAAGAAAATGATGTATTACTGTACTTTTATTCATCAGATTACTGGATAAGTTGGATTTTCTTACTTGTTATTAGTTTATGTTGTGGACTAATGAGTACTTCACAAAAAGAACGTTATGAAGATGTACATATGATCAATAATGAGCTGAAGGCTGAAAATAAAGAATTAAAATATGTTGTGAAACAATTGGATGAAACACGTATTACACTACGTTCTCGCGTACTTGAATCAAATAACCATTTATCTAAAATGTATCATATGTTTAAAGCTTTAAATCATACACATCCTGAAATTGTACTCGATGAAGGAATGAATGTATTAAAAATGTATTTTGGAGCAAAAAAAATTGGTATCTATCACGTCGATAACAATAAACAATCGCTTCGTATTAAATTAAGATCAGAAACTGGTAAAAATACATTATCTCAATCTATTTTTGTTAACAACGCTTCGTTAGTCATCAAAAATGCGCTAGCTCATAATCGACCTTTTTTCCGTACAGATGAGGATTTTCAAGATGCTCCACTTTTAGTTGGTCCCGTCCTATTCCAAGATGATGTACAATACGTCATTATATTAGACGAAATCGAGTTTTCAAAGGTAACTTCTGAGCAATTCGAACTTTTCACATGGTATTTACGCTGGATGGGTGATCGTTTACAAAACGCTTCTAATCTTTGGCTATCAAGTCAAGAGGATCGCACATTCCCTAAGACAAACATTTATTATGAAGATGAATTTGAACATTTACTAAAAATAGAAAAGAAACGGTACGAAACATTATCTTATCCATATTCCTATTTTGAGTTCAATGCTCCACAAGATTCTTTAGAAATAATAAATTCTATTTTAAAAGATCATTTACGATATATTGATATATTCGGTTATAGTACAACCGAGCAAAAAATTATGATTTTATTACCTGGCACTGAAGAAAAGTTTTTACTACAAGTTCAAACTCGTATACAAAATGCTCTTTCTTCTAAAGGAGTGATAGTCTAA
- the pelG gene encoding exopolysaccharide Pel transporter PelG: MAGIGFRLQKLFQEDYYSSRIKAYGFSLFVTAGPWLVVILAVTAIRYILSLFHSISIEEQRLFTISISYCFIFSQIIYGALQLIVTRYVADLLYEQKADKVFSSFLGMTKITLFLAIILWLLFAIFTPLALYYKIVMLFLFLALNIIWIQSIYLTAAKDYQSIALAFLIGSIFSLSGIALIAYWHPTLGIEHGFALLLLISFTIGTFITLVWLSIVIVRMFPNSDATEQFTFLSYLDKYPELFWSSLLYNIGIWVCNFVIWFGEGRGNIENTFIYHQIYDTSVFWAYLSIIPTYIFFVVSIETRFYERYKKFFGSVNNGATLNTILQLKESMNFVLKQEMERILRNQGIFSLLIIFIIWMFSSQSGNVTLEYSILQLTIIGAYANGMVLVITLLLLYFEDRKGAFRTSALFFFANLLLSLLLLPFGFNGYGISFALGSSITFLYAISRLFTYIKDIDYYTFCQSNAPIKRRTFFTKFANKLNGNK; this comes from the coding sequence ATGGCAGGAATAGGGTTTCGTTTACAAAAATTATTCCAAGAAGACTACTATTCTTCCAGAATAAAAGCGTACGGATTTTCATTATTTGTTACAGCTGGTCCTTGGTTAGTCGTTATTTTAGCGGTAACAGCTATTCGATACATTTTAAGTTTGTTCCATTCTATTTCAATTGAGGAACAGCGCCTTTTCACCATTTCAATTTCATACTGCTTTATTTTTTCTCAAATCATATATGGTGCCTTGCAGCTCATCGTAACTAGATATGTGGCTGACCTTTTATACGAGCAAAAAGCTGATAAAGTATTTTCTTCCTTTTTAGGAATGACGAAAATCACACTTTTCTTAGCTATTATCTTATGGCTTTTGTTTGCAATTTTTACACCATTAGCCTTGTATTATAAAATCGTAATGCTATTTTTATTTTTAGCTTTAAACATCATTTGGATTCAATCCATTTATTTAACAGCAGCTAAAGATTATCAGTCCATCGCTCTTGCATTTTTAATTGGTTCCATTTTCTCCTTATCTGGAATTGCGCTTATCGCTTACTGGCATCCAACACTTGGAATAGAACATGGATTTGCCCTATTACTTTTAATTTCTTTTACAATCGGGACTTTCATTACATTAGTGTGGTTAAGTATAGTTATTGTACGAATGTTTCCAAATAGTGATGCTACTGAACAATTTACCTTTCTTTCTTATTTAGATAAATATCCAGAACTATTTTGGTCGAGCCTACTTTACAATATTGGCATTTGGGTATGTAACTTTGTTATTTGGTTCGGAGAAGGGCGAGGAAATATTGAAAACACATTTATTTATCATCAAATATATGATACCTCTGTTTTCTGGGCTTATTTAAGTATTATCCCAACCTATATTTTCTTCGTGGTATCCATTGAAACAAGATTTTATGAACGGTATAAGAAGTTCTTCGGCTCAGTTAACAATGGGGCAACATTAAATACAATTTTACAATTAAAAGAGTCAATGAACTTTGTCCTAAAACAAGAAATGGAACGAATACTTCGTAATCAAGGTATTTTTTCTTTACTTATTATTTTTATAATATGGATGTTTAGTTCACAGTCTGGGAACGTAACACTTGAATACTCTATTTTGCAACTGACTATAATTGGTGCTTATGCAAACGGTATGGTTCTTGTTATTACGTTACTACTCTTATATTTTGAAGATCGTAAAGGGGCATTTCGAACATCGGCTCTGTTCTTTTTTGCAAACCTGTTATTAAGTCTTCTTCTACTTCCATTTGGGTTCAATGGTTACGGTATTAGTTTTGCACTCGGATCTTCTATTACATTCTTATATGCTATTTCTAGACTCTTTACTTACATTAAAGATATTGATTACTACACGTTTTGTCAGTCAAATGCTCCTATAAAACGACGAACTTTCTTTACTAAATTTGCTAATAAACTTAATGGAAATAAATAA
- a CDS encoding nitric oxide synthase oxygenase yields MSKTKQLIEEASNFITICYKELNKEQLIKERMEEILIEIEKTGTYEHTFEELVHGSRMAWRNSNRCIGRLFWSKMHILDAREVNDEEGVYNALIHHIKYATNDGKVKPTITIFKQYQGEENNIRLYNHQLIRYAGYKTEMGVIGDSHSVAFTDLCQGLGWQGEGTNFDVLPLVFSVDGKEPVYKEIPKKEVKEVPIEHPEYPISSLGVKWYGVPMISDMRLEIGGISYTAAPFNGWYMGTEIGARNLADHDRYNLLPAVAEMMDLDTSRNGTLWKDKALIELNIAVLHSFKKQGVSIVDHHTAAQQFQQFEKQEAACGRVVTGNWVWLIPPLSPATTHIYHKPYPNEILKPNFFHK; encoded by the coding sequence ATGAGTAAAACGAAACAATTAATAGAGGAAGCAAGTAACTTTATTACTATTTGCTATAAGGAACTTAATAAAGAGCAATTAATAAAAGAGCGTATGGAAGAAATTTTAATAGAGATAGAAAAGACGGGCACGTATGAGCATACATTTGAAGAGCTTGTTCATGGATCACGAATGGCATGGCGTAATAGTAATAGATGCATTGGGAGATTGTTTTGGAGTAAGATGCACATATTAGATGCGCGTGAAGTAAATGATGAAGAAGGTGTATATAATGCATTAATTCATCATATTAAATACGCGACGAATGATGGTAAAGTTAAACCGACAATTACGATTTTTAAGCAATATCAAGGTGAAGAGAATAATATACGACTTTATAATCATCAATTAATTCGATATGCAGGATACAAAACGGAAATGGGAGTAATCGGTGACTCCCACTCTGTCGCATTTACTGATTTATGCCAAGGTCTTGGGTGGCAAGGAGAAGGCACAAACTTTGACGTATTACCACTTGTATTTTCTGTTGATGGAAAAGAGCCTGTATATAAAGAAATTCCTAAAAAAGAAGTGAAAGAGGTGCCAATTGAACATCCAGAGTACCCAATCTCATCTTTAGGAGTGAAATGGTATGGGGTACCAATGATTTCAGATATGCGCTTAGAAATAGGCGGGATTTCTTATACAGCTGCCCCTTTCAATGGATGGTATATGGGAACGGAGATTGGAGCGCGTAACTTAGCGGATCACGATCGTTATAATTTACTCCCAGCTGTTGCGGAAATGATGGATTTAGATACATCGAGAAACGGTACGTTGTGGAAAGATAAGGCGTTGATTGAATTGAATATTGCTGTATTACATTCCTTTAAAAAACAAGGAGTTAGTATTGTGGATCACCATACGGCTGCACAACAATTTCAACAATTTGAGAAGCAAGAAGCTGCTTGTGGACGGGTTGTAACAGGGAATTGGGTGTGGCTCATTCCGCCGTTGTCGCCAGCTACCACTCATATTTATCACAAACCGTATCCAAATGAAATTTTGAAGCCGAATTTCTTTCATAAATGA
- a CDS encoding AmiS/UreI family transporter, with protein MGYVGLLLSGAALFLNSLVILGKVEMKSAGVFNLFVGALQIIIPFYLIMISDQSNWTVYSYAATFLFGLTYLYVGVTFIKGMDSSGLGWFCIWVAIIALFYMVVSFVQFHDVVNALTWFMWALLWYLFFVLNAQKKNINQYLGRIAFVQSWVTLTLPSLFYFMGVWGEGFVYELWVYVSVISILYCCYCIFKYRVR; from the coding sequence ATGGGTTACGTAGGATTATTACTTTCAGGTGCAGCTTTATTTTTAAATAGTCTTGTTATATTGGGCAAAGTAGAGATGAAAAGTGCAGGTGTTTTTAATTTATTTGTGGGGGCATTACAAATTATCATTCCGTTCTATTTGATTATGATTTCTGATCAAAGTAACTGGACGGTATATTCATACGCAGCTACTTTTCTATTTGGTTTAACTTATTTATATGTAGGCGTTACTTTTATTAAAGGAATGGATAGTAGTGGGCTAGGCTGGTTCTGTATTTGGGTAGCAATTATTGCTTTATTCTATATGGTTGTTTCATTTGTTCAATTCCACGATGTTGTTAATGCGTTAACATGGTTTATGTGGGCATTACTTTGGTATTTATTCTTTGTATTAAATGCACAAAAAAAGAATATCAATCAATATCTTGGCAGAATTGCCTTTGTACAATCATGGGTAACATTGACGTTGCCTTCACTCTTTTATTTTATGGGAGTATGGGGCGAGGGCTTCGTATATGAACTATGGGTTTATGTATCAGTAATTTCTATTTTATATTGCTGCTATTGTATTTTTAAATATCGAGTACGTTAA
- a CDS encoding NAD-dependent epimerase/dehydratase family protein → MKKVLVLGGTRFFGKHLVEVLLQAGHNVTIATRGVTEDSFGSAVKRLIVDREDEELLKERLEDKSYDIVYDNLCYSSNTAKIVCEVLKGKTKKYIMTSSMAVYEPALGLLEENFNPYEYTITYGGRNDFNYSEGKRLAEAVLFQHATFPVVAVRFPVVIGENDYTKRLQFYVEHVMKQEPIFVDHVDGKLSFIHEKEAGEFLAWCGMESIEGPINACSNGVISMGEVICFIEENSGTKALIQEAGENIAPYNEITNCTLHNRKARELGFPFRELNTEIKNVLQYYINILK, encoded by the coding sequence TTGAAAAAGGTATTGGTACTAGGGGGAACAAGGTTTTTTGGTAAACATTTAGTAGAAGTACTGTTGCAAGCTGGACACAATGTAACGATTGCTACGAGGGGAGTTACTGAAGATTCTTTCGGTAGTGCGGTAAAAAGATTGATTGTCGATAGAGAAGATGAAGAGCTACTAAAAGAGCGTCTAGAAGATAAAAGTTATGATATCGTATACGATAATTTATGCTATAGCTCGAATACAGCGAAGATAGTATGTGAAGTGTTAAAAGGAAAAACGAAGAAATACATTATGACATCTTCAATGGCTGTCTATGAGCCTGCGCTAGGCCTGTTAGAAGAAAACTTCAATCCGTACGAGTATACAATTACGTATGGAGGTAGGAATGATTTCAATTATAGTGAAGGTAAGCGATTAGCTGAGGCAGTTTTATTTCAACATGCAACATTCCCAGTCGTTGCAGTGCGTTTTCCAGTTGTTATTGGAGAAAATGATTATACGAAAAGATTACAATTTTACGTTGAACATGTTATGAAACAAGAGCCTATCTTTGTGGATCATGTAGATGGAAAGTTGTCATTTATACATGAAAAGGAAGCAGGAGAGTTTTTAGCATGGTGCGGAATGGAAAGCATAGAAGGTCCAATTAATGCTTGTAGTAATGGAGTGATTTCCATGGGAGAAGTTATTTGTTTCATAGAAGAAAACAGCGGGACAAAAGCTCTTATTCAAGAAGCAGGAGAGAATATAGCACCTTATAATGAAATAACTAATTGTACGTTACATAATAGAAAGGCTCGCGAATTAGGATTTCCGTTCCGAGAATTAAATACAGAAATAAAAAATGTTTTACAGTATTACATAAATATACTGAAGTAA
- the pelF gene encoding GT4 family glycosyltransferase PelF: MRIGLVVEGSYPFVSGGVASWVQMIIQQFKEHEFTIFAIVPQVKTEDEYQYEIPSNVKDIIMIPLQSENESKHIKTNLTEQEVQTLQKWFTFQANDTTALQILGDKQKLGTLHSFFESREFYEIVKESYLYEESSGSFLNYFWMWRSMFTPIIQILQIDFPELDLIHSVSTGYGGLLGAAISAKSDIPFILTEHGIYSREREEEILQSTWIPIEYKKRWVSFFHHLSHQAYEQAADVITLFGRNSAYQKELGAPAHKLKIVPNGVTLSDYKGLRKPKYNSDKLIISAIIRVVPIKDVKTMIYAAKLLFEKNIPFIFYLLGPDTEEAEYAQECRDLIQQLGLEEHVIMTGKVNIKDYLKQTDILVLTSISEGQPLAMLEGMAAGLPWVVTDVGSCKELIYGQDEDPYGQCGFVVPPVSPEQVAIHLEWYYRHPESIQQFGDNGRNRIEAHYQLSGVVDSYRKLYLERGKKTWQE; this comes from the coding sequence ATGAGAATAGGTTTGGTCGTCGAAGGCAGCTACCCCTTTGTAAGTGGAGGGGTAGCAAGCTGGGTTCAAATGATTATCCAGCAGTTTAAAGAACATGAATTTACGATTTTTGCGATAGTCCCTCAAGTAAAAACAGAAGATGAATATCAATATGAAATTCCAAGCAACGTAAAAGATATCATTATGATTCCTTTGCAATCAGAAAATGAATCAAAACATATAAAAACTAATTTAACTGAACAAGAAGTACAGACACTTCAAAAATGGTTTACATTTCAAGCCAACGATACAACAGCATTACAAATATTAGGGGATAAACAAAAGCTAGGAACACTCCATTCCTTCTTCGAAAGTCGTGAGTTTTATGAAATTGTTAAAGAAAGCTATTTATATGAAGAAAGTAGTGGTTCCTTCTTAAATTATTTTTGGATGTGGAGATCTATGTTCACACCAATCATTCAAATTTTACAAATTGATTTTCCTGAATTAGATCTTATTCATTCTGTATCGACAGGTTATGGCGGACTGCTTGGTGCTGCAATTAGCGCCAAATCTGATATACCATTTATTCTAACTGAACACGGTATTTATTCTCGGGAACGTGAAGAAGAAATACTACAGTCTACTTGGATACCAATTGAATACAAAAAAAGATGGGTTTCTTTCTTTCATCACTTGTCTCATCAAGCATATGAACAAGCAGCTGATGTAATTACGTTGTTCGGCCGAAATAGTGCATATCAAAAAGAATTAGGTGCCCCGGCTCATAAACTAAAAATCGTTCCAAATGGCGTTACTTTATCTGACTATAAAGGGTTACGTAAACCAAAGTATAATTCGGATAAACTCATCATTTCCGCTATTATACGAGTTGTGCCAATTAAAGATGTAAAAACAATGATTTATGCAGCTAAATTATTATTTGAAAAAAATATTCCATTTATATTTTACTTACTAGGTCCTGATACGGAAGAAGCAGAATATGCTCAGGAATGTCGTGATTTAATTCAACAATTAGGATTAGAAGAGCATGTAATAATGACCGGCAAAGTAAATATTAAAGATTACTTAAAACAAACAGATATTCTCGTATTAACAAGTATATCTGAAGGACAACCATTAGCTATGTTAGAAGGAATGGCAGCAGGATTACCATGGGTTGTTACAGATGTTGGCTCTTGTAAGGAATTAATTTACGGACAAGATGAAGATCCTTACGGACAATGTGGATTTGTTGTACCACCTGTATCTCCTGAACAAGTTGCCATTCATTTAGAGTGGTATTATCGTCACCCTGAATCCATTCAACAATTTGGGGATAACGGGCGCAATCGTATTGAAGCGCATTATCAATTATCAGGTGTCGTTGATAGTTATCGTAAGCTTTACTTAGAAAGAGGTAAAAAAACATGGCAGGAATAG
- the sodA gene encoding superoxide dismutase [Mn] yields the protein MSSFQLPKLSYDYDELEPYIDSNTLSIHHEKHHATYVNNLNAALENYTELHNKSLEELLCNLETLPKEIVTAVRNNGGGHYCHSLFWEVMSPRGGGEPNGDVAKVIDYYFNTFDNLKDQLSKVAISRFGSGYGWLVLDGEELAVMSTPNQDTPLQEGKIPLLVIDVWEHAYYLKYQNRRPEFVTNWWHTVNWDQVNEKYLQAMQSQKH from the coding sequence ATGTCTTCATTTCAATTGCCAAAACTTTCATATGACTATGATGAACTAGAGCCATATATCGATAGTAACACGCTTTCTATTCATCATGAAAAACACCATGCGACATACGTAAATAATTTGAATGCCGCTTTAGAAAACTATACGGAATTACATAATAAATCTTTAGAAGAGTTACTATGTAATTTAGAAACTTTACCAAAGGAAATTGTTACAGCTGTCAGAAATAACGGTGGTGGACATTATTGTCATAGTCTTTTTTGGGAAGTAATGAGCCCACGAGGTGGCGGCGAGCCTAATGGAGACGTTGCAAAAGTAATTGATTATTATTTCAATACCTTTGACAACTTAAAAGATCAACTATCCAAAGTAGCCATTAGCCGTTTTGGAAGTGGATATGGATGGCTTGTCCTTGATGGTGAAGAACTTGCTGTTATGAGTACACCCAATCAAGATACACCTCTGCAAGAAGGTAAGATTCCATTACTCGTCATCGATGTATGGGAACATGCCTATTATTTAAAGTATCAAAATCGACGTCCAGAATTTGTTACCAACTGGTGGCATACAGTGAACTGGGACCAGGTAAATGAAAAGTATTTACAAGCAATGCAATCACAAAAACATTAG